In Archangium violaceum, the following are encoded in one genomic region:
- a CDS encoding general stress protein — protein MQQDKDNKGSMTVAEAGRKGGETVRNERGREFYETIGRKGGATVKAERGRSFYEEIGRKGGETVKAERGAKFYEEIGKKGGDRVKATRGPNFYEEIGRKGGQKVKKLIEEGKRAARAAMEKQESAGTGTQQQEEPASSPAAPPDESSPGRSE, from the coding sequence ATGCAGCAGGACAAGGACAACAAGGGCAGCATGACGGTGGCCGAGGCGGGCCGAAAAGGCGGCGAGACCGTGCGCAACGAGCGCGGCCGGGAGTTCTACGAGACGATCGGCCGCAAGGGCGGTGCCACGGTGAAGGCCGAACGGGGCCGCTCCTTCTACGAGGAGATCGGCCGCAAGGGCGGCGAAACCGTGAAGGCCGAGCGCGGCGCGAAGTTCTACGAGGAGATCGGCAAGAAGGGCGGAGACCGGGTGAAGGCCACGCGGGGTCCGAACTTCTACGAGGAGATCGGCCGCAAGGGCGGTCAGAAGGTCAAGAAGCTCATCGAGGAGGGCAAGCGGGCGGCTCGCGCGGCCATGGAGAAGCAGGAAAGCGCGGGCACGGGCACACAGCAGCAGGAGGAGCCGGCGTCATCTCCGGCGGCGCCTCCCGATGAGTCGAGCCCAGGCCGTAGCGAGTAA